The nucleotide sequence TGTCGTTCTTTTTAATAGGCTTGCTTATCGTGACACTGCTGCCGGACCAGACGAAAAAACGGACGCGCAGGAGAGTCAGTACCTGACAGAGTATCAGGCCGCTGCATTATTCGGCTTCTCTAATGAAAAGTAGACTTCCGGCATGAAGAGTGTTCCGGGAGCGTGGAACGGGCTGGTGGAAACTTTTTTCAGATCGAAATAACCAGCCAGAGTTTTAGAAAATTCGCGATAATCGAAACCGGTGTGGGGAAAGTGATATCCGAAACCGGGCTCAATTTCTCCGTGAGGACGATCCTGAGGAGGACTGCCAATAAAAGACAGAAAGACGTTTTTCGGATTCGCATCATAGGCACCGAAGCGGCGGGTCATACGAAAGATGCCTTTATAGAGCGCGGGAATTCCGACTTCGACAGGAACCCCGATGACCAATTCACCGCCCGGCTTCAATAAACCGGAAATCGTCTGCAGGGCGTCGTGCGTTTCTTTTTCCGGAAGATGCTCGAACACTTCCAGACAAAAGAGCAGATCAACGGATCCCCGGGGAACCTGATCAATGTTCTGATAAAATTCCGTGTGGGGAACCGTTTTCAGATTTTCTTTTGCTTCTTCGAAAAAGACGGGAGATGGCTCATAGCAGATAAATTTTGCATCAGGTATCTGCTCAGAAAGCTGTTTACAGAGTTCGCCATTTCCGGCGCCATAATCACAGATGACAGCGGGTTGCCGAGTCTGCTGTCCGAGCCTGGTGGCGGAGACCATGCGCCGCTGCTGCAGCCAGCGTTTCACTGGATTCTTATCCTGAAATGTATAGTCTGAGTAAGACATGTTCCGCTACCGCCTTCGTGATCGTCCATGCTCCGCCGGGCAGAAACTGTGTGAGGACATCGAGTTAAAGAGGCTGTGAATGCACCTGATGACACCGAACTGTAAGAAAAATCATCATTTCATGCAATTCGTATTTTCAACCGTCGCAAACCCGCTGCATTCAAGACGTTTCAGCTGTAAGTAATGCGATGCTTCTTCAACCGGCATTCATCTGATGCAGGATGCGAACGGTATCGCGGGCGGCAGTTTCCGGCTTGAGTGCCGTGGCAGCGATTCCCGAAACGACGCGGGTGATATTATGATCGACCTGACCTGCTTTTCCCCAGAGTGATCCGTTGGGGGAGGTCATATAAACGGAAAAGGTCCGGTGCCCGGTTCCCGGTCGTTCACCGATGATATGCAGGATGGCTCGATTGCCGGGCAATCCCCCGAACAGGAGCTCGCCTACCTGGTAACCCGCGCGGACGCGGCCTGATCTCACGATAATATTCCGGTCGGCTGTTGAGAACCCTGCAGACTTTAACTCCTGTCTGAGCTGACTGAGGAAGGGGTCGAGATGTTCTTCCTGCATGATGGACAGGGCATTGAGTCCATCGGAGATTACAATCTGCACGTTATATTGATCGAGATAGGATTCACGCAGGTTCCGAATCGATTTGACGGATGATTTTGAAAGCTGTTCTCCAGTGGTGGGGTGGAGAATGTACTCCATCCGATCGCTGGAATTCGTTTCCACGGGAAGCACTTCGGGGACACTGGCGACAAACGCCGGAGTCAGCTCAGCCCAAATGCTCTGTTTGGCATCGTCGTAAATCTGATCGATCTGGATCTTCAACGCCGGCGCCAGTTCTCCCTGAGTTTTCCCGAAGCCTTCCGCCAGAAACAGTCCACGACTGCGGACTTCATTCATCTGTCTGCGACCTTCATTCAGGATCACTTCTTCGCCGCGGGTATCACCTTTTTTCCGTCGATACTGCAAATAAACGTGCAGCGGATTGCCAAAGTTACCGGTCGGTTTGCCCTGCTCGTCGATGACCTGCAGTTTCTGAAAGAACGACCACATGGCATCGTTGACGCGGTAGCCGAACTTCTCGCGAATTCTGACATGATCCTGAAACCCTGTAGTGAGGTAACCGAGCATGGGATCAATCTTGGTCGGCAGAGCCATCAGGTAGGCCGGGTTGGCGGGCATGATCTGATCCAGACACCAGTCAAGATCGTCGAGAGAGACATCCATATGCAGGGTTGAGCAGACATCCAGACCAATGGTCAGGCCATGCAGCTTGCCCATGACGATGTCTTCCAGGCAACAGCGTACCAGTTGTTCGCGCGTGCGGAAGACCTCGGGGCCTATAAAGCCGGCGACATCATTCAGGTGTACCCAGGGAGCAGATTCCCGGCCGCTCTCCTGCTGTGCGGTCGCGACTTCCCGCGTCAGCGATCGAGCGAAACCATACTTGCGGGACTCGTGTAACACCATATCAAAACCATGGCTGTGTCCGTTAGTGAAGTCGGCCCCCTGCCCGGTTTCAAAGTATAAAGCGTACTGCCCGGTGCGCGAGTGGGCGTAGTCGCGAATTTTCTTCAGATCGATGTCAAAGGTCTGATTGGCGGCATCACTACCGGCGATACTCTGGAACCAGAGGGCGGTACTGCCGGGGCTGCGGCGTTCGACTTCGGCCTGGACATCGATATGTGAGAGTACACAGTGTGGCAGAACGTGGTCGATTCCAAAAGTCACCAGCAAATCGCGGAGGACCAGTTCAATCGCAGCTACCGATTCAGGTTCACTGGAAACCGGATTCGTCCCCAGCACGACATCGCCTACTGCATACGACCAGCCATCCAGGACCTGCCAGAAGATATCATCCGGATTGTCAGTGGGAGAATTCGGTTGAATGCGGGCACCGAGATAACCTTTCGCACCAATCTGGCTGCCCGGCAATGGATTGAAGATTTTGGAGCCAACTGTTATCAGTTCCTGCTGGCTCATCAGTTTGACGACGCAGCCAATCACGTCGCTGGAAAGACTCTGCGAAAGCTGTTTGATCGCTGCTTCATTTTCGGTCAGAAGAAACTGTTTCAGATCGCCTACGGTTTCAACAGTATGGGAAGCGGTTGAGATGGCTTTCGCCGGTATAATGTATTCAGTCAACTTATCCTGATAGACCGGATGCGCGTTGATCTCTTTGATCCGGGTATTCGCCAGCAGCGATCTGGCATGCCGTCGAGAGGCTTGATCCGCGGCTGCCACGCCAATCATCTGATCTCCCTCTTTAAATTCATTCGCGGCGCCGAGAAGCTGGCAATACAGGACTGGATCGAAGGTGCCACGCATGCGATTGATATAGAAGAACAGATCTTCTCCAGCGATAATTTCAGGAATTGAAACATCGCCGACACTTTCCGTTTCAGCGGAAGTTTTCCTGGACTGCGTGAAGGAAAGTGTCAGAGCCATCGAGCTTCCCAGCATCGCCTGTACGAAGTCACGTCTGTTCAACGGCACGATTCAGATTCCTTTTAAAAATTGAATTAGAACTCAAGCAAGCAGGGTTAGCGCGAACTGACAGGAGCTATTTATGATACCATGCTGGAAAACGTGAGGGCAAGAAATGACTGAGATTAACTCAGAATCTCCTGCACCACGTGTCCGTGCACATCTGTCAGGCGGCGGTCGATCCCGGCGGTGCGGAATGTAAGTTGTTTGTGATCGATCCCCAGCAGATGCAGGATCGTGGCATGCAGGTCATAACAATACGTTTTCCCTTCTGCAGTCTGGTATCCCAGATCATCACTTTTTCCATGACTGGCTCCCGCTTTCACACCTGCTCCCACCAGCCAGGTCACGAAAGTTCCTCGATTATGATCGCGTCCCAGACTTCCCTGCGCAAAGGGAGTGCGACCGAATTCAGTCGTCCAGATCACCAGCGTATCCTCCAGCATTCCCCGTGATTTCAAATCCCGAAACAGGGCTGCAATTGGCTGATCGACACTTTTCGCGATGGGGGGGAGTTCTGTCTGAATGTTACCGTGGTTGTCCCAGTTGTTGACCGCCCCTTGCGGACCACTCCAGACCTGCACAAAACGGGTCCCCCGCTCGAGCAGACGTCTTCCCAGCAGACAGCGTCTGCCAAAGTCTTCGGTCTCCTTTTGATCTAGTCCGTAGGCGACGTGAGTCTCTTTGGTTTCGCGAGACAGATCGAAGGCTTCCGGCGCGCTCAACTGCATTTTCGCTGCGAGTTCTCCCGCTGCAATTCGTGCTTCCAGCCGGGAGTCATCAGGATGGGATGCGGCGTGCTGTCGATTCAACTGCTGCAGTAATGCGACCGTCTGCTGGTCTGCAGAACCGCGGGCGAATTTGTACTGCGCGTCGGCAAACAGATCTGGAATCGGTGTCTGGCTGGCGGCATTCACCAGAGTTCCCTGATGCTTCGCGGGCAGAAATCCACAGCTGAAATTGGCTTTCTGATTGTAAGGGAGTCCGCGGCTGTCGGGGAGTACCACAAACGTGGGCAGGTTGTCGGCAAGATTTCCCAGAGCATACGAGACCCAGGCCCCCAGGCAGGGGAAACCTGGCAGCATGAATCCGGTATTCATCATGTAACTGGCCGGTCCATGCACGTTCGTTTTTGTTGTCATCGCCATCAGGAATGCTAACTCATCCACAATCTGTGCCTGATGCGGAAAGACAGAACTGACCCAGCGACCGGTTTCCCCATGCTGTTTAAATTCGAACGGACTCTTCATCACCGAACCGACGGCTCCCGTGAACCCTTCCGGTTTTTCCTTCGGTCCCAGATTCTGTCCGTGCAGCCGTTTCAGTTCAGGTTTATAATCGAAGGTATCCATCGGGCTGGCACCACCGTTCATAAACAGTTGAATCACCCGCTTCACTTTCGCCCGATGATGCAGTCCGCCGTTCAAATCCGGTTCAGCAGCGTTTGATGATTCACTTCCCAGCCAGCAAGCCAGAACGGCAGTGCCGAAACTGTTTCCCGAACATGAGAGCAGTTCTCGCCTGGTGAGTCGATTGTACATCTGCGGTGCCCTTTCCTATTCGACAAACAGAAATTCATTGCTGTTGAGAACGAGACGACAGACCGATTCCAGACCATGCTGCTGTGCGAGTACCGTCATTTGATTCAATTCATCAGGTGTTGGATCACGAAGCCAGGTCCAGCGGATCACTTGTCTGATTTGATCCGATAAATTTGATTCCGACTTTGCTGCCCTTTCGGCCATCTTCTGAGCGAAATGTAAAACAAATCGGCTGTTTAACAATACCAGCGATTGCAGGGGCGACGCAGAAAAACCGCGAGTCGGAGACAGCAGCCCCAGGTCCGGAAAATCCAGCGCATCCATCAAAGGATCGGGAATTCCCCGCCAGACGACACGATAGATACTTCGCCTGTGCGCATCGGGGCGATTCAAATCGAACTGATCATAGTGGAGCACGGGAGTGACCTGAGGGCCAGGGGTAGTTGTAAAATGGGAATCTCCAGGGCCTCCCTGCTTCAGATCAAGTTCTCCGCTG is from Gimesia maris and encodes:
- a CDS encoding DUF1501 domain-containing protein, which codes for MYNRLTRRELLSCSGNSFGTAVLACWLGSESSNAAEPDLNGGLHHRAKVKRVIQLFMNGGASPMDTFDYKPELKRLHGQNLGPKEKPEGFTGAVGSVMKSPFEFKQHGETGRWVSSVFPHQAQIVDELAFLMAMTTKTNVHGPASYMMNTGFMLPGFPCLGAWVSYALGNLADNLPTFVVLPDSRGLPYNQKANFSCGFLPAKHQGTLVNAASQTPIPDLFADAQYKFARGSADQQTVALLQQLNRQHAASHPDDSRLEARIAAGELAAKMQLSAPEAFDLSRETKETHVAYGLDQKETEDFGRRCLLGRRLLERGTRFVQVWSGPQGAVNNWDNHGNIQTELPPIAKSVDQPIAALFRDLKSRGMLEDTLVIWTTEFGRTPFAQGSLGRDHNRGTFVTWLVGAGVKAGASHGKSDDLGYQTAEGKTYCYDLHATILHLLGIDHKQLTFRTAGIDRRLTDVHGHVVQEILS
- the eutB gene encoding ethanolamine ammonia-lyase subunit EutB → MLGSSMALTLSFTQSRKTSAETESVGDVSIPEIIAGEDLFFYINRMRGTFDPVLYCQLLGAANEFKEGDQMIGVAAADQASRRHARSLLANTRIKEINAHPVYQDKLTEYIIPAKAISTASHTVETVGDLKQFLLTENEAAIKQLSQSLSSDVIGCVVKLMSQQELITVGSKIFNPLPGSQIGAKGYLGARIQPNSPTDNPDDIFWQVLDGWSYAVGDVVLGTNPVSSEPESVAAIELVLRDLLVTFGIDHVLPHCVLSHIDVQAEVERRSPGSTALWFQSIAGSDAANQTFDIDLKKIRDYAHSRTGQYALYFETGQGADFTNGHSHGFDMVLHESRKYGFARSLTREVATAQQESGRESAPWVHLNDVAGFIGPEVFRTREQLVRCCLEDIVMGKLHGLTIGLDVCSTLHMDVSLDDLDWCLDQIMPANPAYLMALPTKIDPMLGYLTTGFQDHVRIREKFGYRVNDAMWSFFQKLQVIDEQGKPTGNFGNPLHVYLQYRRKKGDTRGEEVILNEGRRQMNEVRSRGLFLAEGFGKTQGELAPALKIQIDQIYDDAKQSIWAELTPAFVASVPEVLPVETNSSDRMEYILHPTTGEQLSKSSVKSIRNLRESYLDQYNVQIVISDGLNALSIMQEEHLDPFLSQLRQELKSAGFSTADRNIIVRSGRVRAGYQVGELLFGGLPGNRAILHIIGERPGTGHRTFSVYMTSPNGSLWGKAGQVDHNITRVVSGIAATALKPETAARDTVRILHQMNAG
- a CDS encoding class I SAM-dependent methyltransferase; protein product: MSYSDYTFQDKNPVKRWLQQRRMVSATRLGQQTRQPAVICDYGAGNGELCKQLSEQIPDAKFICYEPSPVFFEEAKENLKTVPHTEFYQNIDQVPRGSVDLLFCLEVFEHLPEKETHDALQTISGLLKPGGELVIGVPVEVGIPALYKGIFRMTRRFGAYDANPKNVFLSFIGSPPQDRPHGEIEPGFGYHFPHTGFDYREFSKTLAGYFDLKKVSTSPFHAPGTLFMPEVYFSLEKPNNAAA